In Mesorhizobium sp. M9A.F.Ca.ET.002.03.1.2, the DNA window GAAGGTGCCGGTTTCATGACATCCGATCAGATCTGGCAGCCCTTGGTGGAAGAACTGGCGTGCCTGCAACGGGCGGACCGTAAGGCAGAGTTCTGGCTGCGCGACGACGACGCCGTGGATCCGACGCCTGCGCTTGATCGGCTGCTCGACCTCACCGGTGAATTCACGGTTCCGGTCACTCTGGCCGTCATTCCGGCCCTGACTGATGAGAAGCTTGTCGTCCGGCTTGACGAGGCGCCGCATGCCACGGTCGCCATCCATGGCTGGGCGCACCGAAATCATGCGCCCGAGGACCAGAAAAAGCAGGAACTCGGCGCGCATCGGCCACGCGAGGCGGTGCTCGATGATTTGGCTCGCGGGCTGTCGCACGTAACCGGCCTGCACGGTGCACGTGCCGTTCCGATGCTGGTGCCACCTTGGAACAGGATCGACGCCGGCTTGGTATCCGACCTTGGATCGATAGGATTTACGGCATTGTCGGTCTATGGGCCGCCGAAGCCGGCTCCACTGGCGGTCATCAACAGCAATGTCGACATCATGGATTGGCATGGCACGCGCGGCTGCCGCGATCATCGCCTATTGATTCAGTCTATCATCGCGCAATTGCGGCATGCATTCGACGGCGGCGAACCGGTCGGCCTGCTCACCCACCATCTCGTACATGATGAATCGGCCTGGCTTTTCCTCGAACGGCTGTTCACAGTCACCGCACAG includes these proteins:
- a CDS encoding polysaccharide deacetylase family protein, encoding MTSDQIWQPLVEELACLQRADRKAEFWLRDDDAVDPTPALDRLLDLTGEFTVPVTLAVIPALTDEKLVVRLDEAPHATVAIHGWAHRNHAPEDQKKQELGAHRPREAVLDDLARGLSHVTGLHGARAVPMLVPPWNRIDAGLVSDLGSIGFTALSVYGPPKPAPLAVINSNVDIMDWHGTRGCRDHRLLIQSIIAQLRHAFDGGEPVGLLTHHLVHDESAWLFLERLFTVTAQTEACAWLPVRTLIGRSAGRGNSSALFLQ